In a genomic window of Staphylococcus taiwanensis:
- a CDS encoding F0F1 ATP synthase subunit epsilon: MSTVNLDIVTPNGSVYEKDDVELVVFQTTAGDMGVMSGHIPTVAALKTGHVKVNFRNGTEYIAVSGGFVEIRQHKVSVIVQTAETASEIDVQRAKLARQRAQSHLDDQDNSDINRAKRALARAENRLRVAELK, translated from the coding sequence ATGAGTACAGTTAATCTTGATATTGTCACTCCTAATGGTTCAGTCTACGAAAAAGATGACGTTGAACTAGTTGTCTTTCAAACTACAGCTGGTGATATGGGTGTCATGAGTGGACATATTCCTACAGTTGCCGCATTAAAAACAGGCCATGTAAAAGTAAATTTTAGAAATGGTACTGAATATATAGCTGTTAGTGGTGGCTTTGTTGAAATTAGACAACATAAAGTATCAGTTATTGTTCAAACAGCAGAAACAGCTAGTGAAATTGATGTTCAACGAGCTAAATTGGCTCGTCAACGTGCACAATCTCATTTAGATGATCAGGATAATAGTGATATTAATAGAGCTAAACGAGCGTTAGCAAGAGCTGAAAATCGCTTGCGCGTAGCTGAATTAAAATAA
- a CDS encoding F0F1 ATP synthase subunit gamma, whose translation MASLKEIDVRIKSTKKMKQITKAMNMVSSSKLRRAEKNTKQFEPYMEKMQDAITAIAGASKHSSHPMLRPRHVQRSGYLVITSDKGLAGAYSSNVLKRLINDIKEKHSSSDEYSIMVLGQSGVDFLKNRGYEIEDSLVDVPDQPSFKSIQAIAKHAIDLFSEEHIDELKIYYSHYVSVLENKPATKQVLPLSQEDSSQGQGQMSSYEFEPDKESILSVILPQYVESLIYGTILDAKASEHAARMTAMKNASDNATELIDDLSLQYNRARQAEITQQITEIVGGSAALE comes from the coding sequence ATGGCTTCTCTAAAAGAAATAGATGTTCGTATAAAATCGACGAAAAAAATGAAACAAATTACCAAAGCAATGAACATGGTATCAAGTTCTAAATTACGTCGAGCAGAAAAGAATACAAAACAATTTGAGCCGTATATGGAAAAAATGCAAGATGCAATTACAGCAATTGCAGGGGCAAGTAAACATTCAAGCCATCCAATGTTAAGACCTAGACACGTACAACGTAGTGGTTACCTTGTCATTACTAGTGATAAAGGCTTAGCAGGTGCATATAGTTCAAATGTGCTCAAACGACTGATTAATGATATTAAAGAAAAACACTCAAGCAGTGATGAGTATAGCATTATGGTTCTAGGCCAATCTGGTGTTGATTTCCTTAAAAATAGAGGTTATGAAATTGAAGATTCACTTGTTGATGTACCGGATCAACCTTCATTTAAATCAATCCAAGCTATCGCTAAACATGCTATTGACTTATTCAGTGAAGAACATATAGACGAGTTGAAGATTTATTATAGTCATTATGTTAGTGTTCTTGAAAATAAACCAGCAACCAAACAAGTTTTACCATTATCTCAAGAAGATTCTAGCCAAGGTCAAGGTCAAATGTCTTCATATGAATTTGAACCTGATAAAGAATCTATCCTAAGTGTTATTCTTCCTCAATATGTTGAAAGTTTAATCTACGGAACGATTTTAGATGCCAAAGCTAGTGAACATGCAGCACGTATGACTGCTATGAAAAATGCTTCTGATAATGCAACAGAACTTATTGATGATTTATCATTACAATATAACAGAGCTAGACAGGCTGAAATCACACAACAAATTACTGAAATTGTTGGTGGGTCTGCAGCACTTGAATAA
- a CDS encoding DUF1146 domain-containing protein has translation MDYMGQFAVIHLILHVICICIAYWALNSLKLDNLFRKGYAMQVQVCLIFLAILLGTAVSNFLVDLLQFSTQVKYLF, from the coding sequence ATGGACTATATGGGTCAATTTGCCGTAATACATTTAATATTACATGTTATATGTATTTGTATTGCTTATTGGGCATTAAACTCTCTTAAATTAGATAATCTTTTTAGGAAAGGTTATGCAATGCAAGTTCAAGTTTGCTTGATTTTTTTAGCAATCTTATTAGGAACAGCAGTAAGCAATTTTTTAGTTGATTTATTACAGTTTTCTACTCAAGTTAAATATTTATTTTAG
- a CDS encoding F0F1 ATP synthase subunit delta, whose protein sequence is MADVAKKYAKALFDVALDQDRLDLMYEELEVVSNATTEYNDDLRAIDTNPNQPASERRKFVGIVFGNANYYLKNMLMILANNRHLVLINSIFKEFKILYNEHYNQDSAIVESVYQLSDDELEKVRHLIIKQTKLSHVHITTRINPNLIGGFRVKVGTTVLDGSVKKDLEQIERKFKRVN, encoded by the coding sequence ATGGCAGATGTAGCAAAAAAGTACGCTAAAGCATTATTTGACGTAGCACTTGATCAAGATAGACTTGATTTAATGTATGAAGAATTAGAAGTAGTAAGTAATGCTACGACTGAGTATAATGATGATTTAAGAGCTATTGATACTAATCCAAACCAACCTGCTTCTGAACGTCGCAAGTTTGTAGGAATTGTATTCGGTAATGCTAATTATTATTTAAAAAATATGTTAATGATATTAGCTAATAATCGACATTTAGTACTTATTAATTCAATTTTTAAAGAGTTTAAAATCTTATATAATGAACATTACAATCAAGATTCAGCAATTGTTGAGTCTGTCTATCAACTAAGTGATGATGAACTTGAAAAAGTAAGACATTTAATTATTAAACAAACTAAGTTATCACATGTACATATCACGACTAGAATTAATCCTAATTTAATTGGTGGATTCAGAGTGAAAGTCGGGACAACTGTGCTAGATGGCAGTGTTAAAAAAGATTTAGAACAAATTGAACGTAAATTTAAAAGAGTTAACTAA
- the wecB gene encoding UDP-N-acetylglucosamine 2-epimerase (non-hydrolyzing) — translation MRKIMTVFGTRPEAIKMAPLVKALENEAELEPLIVVTAQHREMLDSVLHTFNIKPHYDLNIMKSGQTLSEITSRAMIELEQIIKSEKPDMVLVHGDTTTTFSGALAAFYNQVPVGHVEAGLRTRQKYAPFPEEINRQMVGDIADLHFAPTANAAQNLLDEQKNKDSIIITGNTAIDTLNITVTEDYTSEIMKRHNNKRLILLTTHRRENMGQPMKNIFEAIRRIVEEYEDVVVISPLHLNPKVRELAKRYLGEHPRIELIEPLDVIDFHNFASKSYLILTDSGGIQEEAPSLNKPVLVLRDVTERPEGVAAGTLKVIGTELEDVYNETKALLDDEMIYDHMAMTQNPYGDGKAAIRICDSIKYYLNITKEPPNQFGS, via the coding sequence GAACCATTGATTGTTGTAACTGCTCAGCATCGAGAAATGTTAGATTCTGTATTGCATACCTTTAATATAAAACCGCATTATGATTTGAATATCATGAAATCAGGTCAAACATTGTCGGAAATTACATCAAGAGCAATGATAGAACTTGAACAGATTATAAAAAGTGAAAAACCTGACATGGTTTTAGTACATGGCGATACAACGACTACATTTTCAGGTGCATTAGCAGCATTTTATAATCAAGTACCAGTTGGACATGTGGAAGCGGGTCTTAGAACAAGACAAAAATATGCACCTTTCCCTGAAGAAATTAATCGCCAAATGGTCGGTGATATTGCAGACTTACATTTTGCTCCAACTGCTAATGCTGCACAAAATTTATTAGACGAACAAAAAAATAAAGACAGTATTATTATTACAGGTAATACTGCTATTGATACCTTAAATATTACAGTAACTGAGGATTATACTTCTGAAATTATGAAAAGGCATAATAATAAACGTTTAATCTTGTTAACTACACATCGAAGAGAAAACATGGGTCAACCCATGAAAAACATTTTTGAAGCGATTAGAAGAATCGTCGAGGAATATGAAGATGTTGTAGTGATTTCGCCATTGCATCTAAATCCTAAAGTTAGAGAATTAGCTAAAAGGTATCTTGGAGAGCATCCGCGAATTGAATTAATTGAACCTTTAGATGTCATTGATTTTCATAACTTTGCTAGTAAATCGTATCTTATTTTAACTGACTCAGGTGGTATTCAAGAAGAAGCGCCTTCATTGAATAAACCAGTATTAGTGCTTAGAGATGTGACAGAAAGACCAGAAGGTGTAGCAGCAGGTACTTTGAAAGTAATAGGCACTGAATTGGAAGATGTTTACAATGAAACAAAAGCATTACTAGATGATGAAATGATATACGATCATATGGCAATGACGCAAAATCCTTATGGTGATGGTAAAGCTGCTATAAGAATTTGCGATAGTATTAAATATTATTTGAATATCACTAAAGAACCACCTAATCAATTTGGTAGTTAA
- a CDS encoding F0F1 ATP synthase subunit B, with the protein MTVNALTNSFALGAANHGVEWGTVLVTLITFLVLLALLKKFAWGPLKEVMDKRERDINRDIDEAEEAKLNAQKLEEENKKTLKETQDEVQRILEDARVQARKQHEEIIHEANIRANGMIETAQSEINSEKERALADINNQVSELSVLIASKVLQKEISEQDQKALVDKYLKEAGDK; encoded by the coding sequence ATTACCGTGAATGCATTAACTAATTCATTCGCTTTAGGTGCAGCAAATCATGGTGTTGAGTGGGGAACAGTTCTCGTAACTTTAATTACTTTCTTAGTTCTTCTAGCACTATTGAAAAAATTTGCTTGGGGTCCATTGAAAGAAGTAATGGACAAACGTGAACGCGATATTAATAGAGATATCGATGAAGCTGAAGAAGCTAAATTGAATGCACAAAAGCTTGAAGAAGAAAATAAAAAGACACTTAAAGAAACTCAAGATGAAGTTCAACGTATATTAGAAGATGCCAGAGTTCAAGCACGTAAACAGCATGAAGAAATTATTCATGAAGCTAATATTCGTGCAAATGGCATGATTGAAACTGCACAAAGTGAAATTAATAGTGAAAAAGAACGTGCTTTAGCTGATATTAATAATCAAGTTTCAGAACTGTCAGTATTGATTGCTTCTAAAGTTCTTCAAAAAGAAATTTCTGAACAAGATCAAAAAGCATTAGTTGATAAGTATCTTAAAGAGGCAGGCGATAAATAA
- a CDS encoding F0F1 ATP synthase subunit alpha — MAIKAEEISALLRSQIENYESEMSVDDVGTVLQIGDGIALIHGLNDCMAGELVEFSNGVLGLAQNLEESNVGVVILGPYSEITEGDEVRRTGRIMEVPVGEELIGRVVNPLGQPIDGQGPINTTKTRPVEQKATGVMARKSVDEPLQTGIKAIDALVPIGRGQRELIIGDRQTGKTTIGIDTILNQKGLDTICIYVAIGQKDSTVRANVEKLRQAGALDYTIVVSASASEPAPVLYIAPYSGVTMGEEFMFNGKHVLIVYDDLTKQAAAYRELSLLLRRPPGREAYPGDVFYLHSRLLERAAKLNDDLGGGSITALPIIETQAGDISAYVPTNVISITDGQIFLQSDLFFSGVRPAINAGQSVSRVGGSAQIKAMKKVAGTLRLDLASYRELESFAQFGSDLDEFTARKLERGKRTVEVLKQDQNKPLPVENQVLIIYALTKGYLDDIPVEDITRFEEELNSWAKSNGSDLLKEIRETGGLPSDDKFEATINEFKKSFSKSE; from the coding sequence ATGGCCATAAAAGCTGAAGAAATCAGTGCATTACTTCGCTCACAAATTGAAAACTATGAGTCAGAAATGTCTGTAGATGATGTTGGTACTGTACTTCAAATTGGTGATGGTATCGCATTAATTCACGGATTAAATGATTGTATGGCTGGTGAGCTTGTAGAGTTCTCAAATGGTGTTCTCGGTTTAGCACAGAACCTTGAAGAATCAAATGTGGGTGTAGTTATTTTAGGACCATACAGTGAAATTACTGAAGGCGACGAAGTTAGACGTACTGGACGTATCATGGAAGTTCCAGTTGGTGAAGAACTTATCGGACGCGTAGTTAACCCACTTGGTCAACCTATTGATGGACAAGGTCCAATCAACACTACTAAAACACGTCCTGTTGAACAAAAAGCAACAGGTGTAATGGCGCGTAAATCCGTTGATGAACCATTACAAACTGGTATTAAAGCGATTGACGCTTTAGTTCCTATTGGACGCGGGCAACGTGAGTTAATTATTGGAGATAGACAAACTGGTAAGACAACAATCGGTATTGATACGATTTTAAACCAAAAAGGTTTAGACACAATTTGTATCTATGTTGCTATTGGGCAAAAAGATTCAACAGTGCGTGCTAATGTTGAAAAATTACGTCAAGCTGGTGCGCTTGATTATACAATCGTTGTATCTGCATCAGCATCTGAACCAGCACCAGTATTATATATCGCACCATACTCTGGTGTAACTATGGGTGAAGAGTTCATGTTTAATGGTAAACATGTACTTATCGTATATGATGACCTTACTAAACAAGCAGCTGCTTATCGTGAACTTTCATTATTATTACGTAGACCTCCAGGCCGTGAAGCTTACCCTGGTGACGTATTCTACTTACATAGTAGATTATTAGAAAGAGCGGCTAAATTAAATGATGATTTAGGTGGCGGTTCAATTACTGCATTACCTATCATTGAAACACAAGCAGGCGACATTTCTGCTTACGTCCCTACCAATGTAATCTCTATTACTGATGGACAAATTTTCCTACAATCTGACTTATTCTTCTCAGGTGTAAGACCTGCTATTAACGCTGGTCAATCTGTATCACGTGTTGGTGGTTCTGCACAAATTAAAGCAATGAAGAAAGTAGCGGGTACGCTACGTTTAGATTTAGCTTCATATAGAGAACTAGAATCATTTGCACAATTTGGTTCAGATTTAGATGAATTTACTGCTAGAAAATTAGAACGTGGTAAACGTACAGTTGAAGTTTTAAAACAAGATCAAAACAAACCGTTACCAGTTGAAAACCAAGTATTAATCATCTACGCATTAACTAAAGGTTATTTAGATGATATTCCTGTAGAAGACATCACTCGATTTGAAGAAGAGTTAAATAGTTGGGCTAAATCAAATGGTTCAGATTTATTAAAAGAAATTAGAGAAACAGGTGGATTACCATCTGATGATAAATTTGAAGCAACTATTAATGAATTCAAGAAAAGCTTTAGCAAATCTGAATAA
- the atpE gene encoding F0F1 ATP synthase subunit C → MGLIAAAIAIGLSALGAGIGNGLIVSRTVEGVARQPEARGQLMSIMFIGIGLVEALPIIGVVIAFMTLFQ, encoded by the coding sequence ATGGGTTTAATCGCAGCAGCAATTGCAATCGGATTATCAGCACTAGGCGCAGGTATTGGTAACGGTCTTATCGTATCTAGAACAGTTGAAGGTGTCGCACGTCAACCAGAAGCACGTGGTCAATTAATGAGTATCATGTTCATTGGTATTGGTTTAGTTGAGGCTTTACCAATCATCGGTGTAGTAATCGCATTCATGACTCTTTTCCAATAA
- a CDS encoding ATP synthase subunit I produces the protein MRRFNILFKQYIQYYIYFLIFLSVLYIIISNSFILGLIIGTFGSLINTYIFELYLSRAKQPDNIHISTGNIWRYLVAIIACLIWFFFKEYVNIIGIMIGLMISYVLIIIRPLLQRE, from the coding sequence ATGAGACGTTTCAACATCTTATTTAAACAATACATTCAATATTATATTTATTTTTTAATATTTTTGAGTGTTTTGTATATTATTATTTCCAATTCCTTTATTTTAGGATTAATAATAGGAACATTTGGTTCTTTAATAAATACATATATCTTTGAATTATATTTATCTCGGGCTAAACAACCAGATAACATACATATTTCTACGGGCAATATTTGGAGGTATTTAGTCGCTATTATAGCGTGTCTAATTTGGTTTTTCTTTAAAGAATATGTGAATATTATTGGAATAATGATAGGTCTCATGATTTCTTATGTACTAATCATCATACGCCCTCTACTGCAAAGGGAGTAA
- the atpD gene encoding F0F1 ATP synthase subunit beta, whose translation MGNGRVTQVMGPVIDVRFEHNEVPEINNALIIEVPREDGTFELTLEVALQLGDDVVRTIAMDSSDGVQRGMEVKNTGKDISVPVGEETLGRVFNVLGDTIDLEDKLDDSVRRDPIHRQSPNFDELSTEVEILETGIKVVDLLAPYIKGGKIGLFGGAGVGKTVLIQELINNIAQEHGGISVFAGVGERTREGNDLYYEMRDSGVIKKTAMVFGQMNEPPGARMRVALSALTMAEYFRDEQGQDVLLFIDNIFRFTQAGSEVSALLGRMPSAVGYQPTLATEMGQLQERITSTNKGSVTSIQAVFVPADDYTDPAPATAFAHLDATTNLERKLTEMGIYPAVDPLASTSRALEPSIVGQEHYEVARDVQSTLQKYRELQDIIAILGMDELSEEDKLTVERARRIQFFLSQNFHVAEQFTGQKGSYVPVKTTVADFKDILDGKYDHIPEDAFRLVGSMEDVIAKAKDMGVEV comes from the coding sequence ATGGGTAATGGCCGTGTAACTCAGGTTATGGGTCCTGTCATTGACGTTCGTTTTGAACATAATGAAGTACCTGAAATTAATAACGCCTTAATCATTGAAGTCCCTAGAGAAGATGGCACTTTTGAATTAACACTTGAAGTTGCATTACAATTAGGTGATGATGTCGTACGTACAATCGCGATGGATTCAAGTGATGGTGTTCAACGTGGTATGGAAGTTAAAAATACTGGAAAAGACATTAGCGTTCCAGTTGGTGAAGAAACATTAGGACGTGTATTTAATGTACTAGGCGATACAATTGATTTGGAAGATAAATTAGATGATAGTGTTAGAAGAGATCCAATTCATCGTCAATCTCCAAATTTTGATGAATTATCAACTGAAGTTGAAATTCTTGAAACAGGAATTAAAGTTGTAGACTTATTAGCACCTTATATCAAAGGTGGTAAGATCGGTCTATTCGGTGGAGCAGGAGTAGGTAAAACCGTTTTAATTCAAGAGCTTATTAATAATATTGCTCAAGAACATGGTGGTATTTCAGTATTTGCTGGTGTTGGTGAACGTACACGTGAAGGAAATGACTTATATTATGAAATGAGAGATAGTGGCGTAATTAAAAAGACAGCAATGGTATTTGGTCAAATGAATGAGCCACCTGGTGCGCGTATGCGTGTCGCTTTATCTGCTTTAACTATGGCAGAATATTTCCGTGATGAACAAGGTCAAGACGTATTATTATTCATTGATAATATTTTCAGATTTACTCAAGCTGGTTCAGAAGTATCAGCATTATTAGGACGTATGCCATCAGCAGTAGGTTATCAACCAACTTTAGCTACTGAAATGGGTCAATTACAAGAACGTATCACATCTACAAACAAAGGTTCAGTAACATCTATCCAAGCTGTGTTCGTTCCAGCCGATGACTATACTGACCCTGCGCCAGCAACAGCATTCGCGCATTTAGATGCAACTACAAACTTGGAACGTAAATTAACTGAAATGGGTATCTATCCTGCGGTTGATCCATTAGCATCTACTTCAAGAGCTTTAGAACCATCAATCGTGGGTCAAGAGCATTATGAAGTGGCACGTGATGTTCAATCAACGCTTCAAAAATATAGAGAATTACAAGATATTATCGCTATTTTAGGTATGGATGAATTATCAGAAGAAGATAAACTTACAGTTGAACGTGCACGTAGAATCCAATTCTTCTTATCACAAAACTTCCACGTTGCAGAACAATTTACTGGTCAAAAAGGTTCATATGTTCCAGTTAAAACAACTGTAGCTGATTTTAAAGATATCTTAGATGGTAAATATGACCATATCCCTGAAGATGCTTTCCGTTTAGTTGGTAGCATGGAAGACGTAATTGCTAAAGCAAAAGATATGGGTGTTGAAGTCTAA
- the murA gene encoding UDP-N-acetylglucosamine 1-carboxyvinyltransferase gives MDKIVINGGNRLTGEVKVEGAKNAVLPVLTASLLASEGQSKLVNVPDLSDVVTINNVLSTLNAKVEYNKEEGAVTVDASTTLKEEAPYEYVSKMRASILVMGPLLARLGHAIVALPGGCAIGARPIEQHIKGFEALGAEIHLENGNIYASTKDGLKGTDIHLDFPSVGATQNIIMAASLAKGKTVIENVAKEPEIVDLANYINEMGGKVTGAGTDTITIHGVEKLTGVEHSIIPDRIEAGTLIIAAAITRGDVFVRDAVKEHMTSLIYKLEEMGVNLDFTEDGVHVTVEDELKPVDVKTLPHPGFPTDMQSQMMALLLTAEGHKVITETVFENRFMHVAEFRRMNANITVEGRSAKIQGKSQLQGAQVKATDLRAAAALILAGLVAEGTTQVTELKHLDRGYVNFHEKLKSLGADIQRVND, from the coding sequence ATGGATAAAATAGTGATAAATGGAGGCAATCGCCTTACAGGAGAAGTAAAAGTTGAAGGAGCTAAGAATGCAGTATTACCTGTTCTTACAGCATCGTTATTAGCATCTGAAGGACAAAGTAAGCTTGTAAATGTTCCGGATTTAAGTGACGTTGTAACTATAAATAATGTATTATCAACTTTAAATGCTAAAGTGGAGTACAATAAAGAAGAGGGTGCTGTCACGGTCGATGCTTCAACTACGCTTAAAGAAGAAGCACCTTATGAATATGTTAGTAAGATGAGAGCAAGTATATTAGTTATGGGTCCTTTACTAGCAAGATTAGGACATGCGATTGTTGCTTTACCTGGAGGATGTGCTATCGGCGCACGCCCTATAGAACAACATATTAAAGGTTTTGAAGCCCTTGGTGCTGAAATTCATTTAGAAAATGGTAATATTTATGCTAGTACTAAGGATGGCTTAAAAGGTACAGACATCCATTTGGATTTTCCAAGTGTAGGTGCTACTCAAAATATTATAATGGCTGCTTCTTTAGCTAAAGGTAAAACTGTAATTGAAAATGTTGCAAAAGAACCTGAAATAGTAGACTTAGCTAATTATATTAATGAAATGGGCGGTAAAGTTACTGGTGCCGGTACTGATACCATTACAATTCATGGTGTTGAAAAGTTAACTGGCGTGGAACATTCTATTATTCCAGATAGAATTGAAGCTGGTACATTAATTATTGCTGCAGCTATTACACGTGGTGATGTATTTGTACGTGATGCAGTTAAAGAGCATATGACGAGTTTAATTTATAAATTAGAAGAAATGGGCGTTAATTTAGATTTTACTGAAGATGGTGTGCATGTAACTGTTGAAGATGAATTAAAACCAGTTGATGTTAAAACTTTACCACACCCTGGGTTCCCAACAGATATGCAGTCACAAATGATGGCATTGTTACTAACTGCTGAAGGTCATAAAGTCATTACTGAAACTGTATTTGAAAATAGATTTATGCATGTTGCAGAATTCAGACGTATGAATGCTAATATTACAGTAGAAGGTAGAAGTGCAAAAATTCAAGGTAAAAGTCAATTGCAAGGCGCTCAAGTTAAAGCTACAGACTTAAGAGCAGCAGCAGCTTTAATTTTAGCAGGATTAGTTGCAGAAGGAACTACTCAAGTTACTGAATTAAAACACTTAGATCGTGGTTATGTGAATTTCCATGAAAAATTAAAATCTCTTGGTGCTGACATCCAAAGAGTAAATGATTAA